The Pseudomonas cucumis sequence CGGCCCGGCAGCGGACGACCGAGGGAATCCCAGGTCTTGCGACCCATGATGATCGGCTTACCGAGGGTGGTGGCCTTGAAGTATTTGAAGTCCCCCGGCAAGTGCCAGGGCATGCTGTTGTCGACGCCGATCACACGGTTTTCACCGAGGGCTGCGATCAGGCTGAGGGGGAGTGATTTAGTCATGTCGGCGAGGATACCAGAGCCTCCCTTACCCCGATAAGCGTCACAGCGGTTATGCTCACCGCTCAATTAAGCGACGGGAAGCCGCGTGACTGAACTGACTCCACTGCAAAACCTCTGGCTGAGCGAAACCGTGCGCCTGCGTGAAGAACACGCCGGCCCCCTGGACGATCTGGAAGCCAATCGAATCGCCCGTAGCGCCGGCGGCGACCTGCCGACGCGCATTCAACGCCGCGCCCTGTGGCTGGCCGAGCGCGACGGGCAGACCCACGCCCTCAAACATTGGCTGCAAGGCGCGCGACTGGCGCTGATCGTGCTGGCCGTACTGGCCGTGATCAGCGGCGCCGGCCTGGCGTTTGCCGCGTTAGGCGACGGCCAGGCCCCGGTCAATGTGTTCTGGGCGTTGGGCAGCCTGCTCGGGCTGAATCTGATTTTATTGCTGAGTTGGGCCCTGGGCCTGGTGTTTGCCGGTGAACAAGGCGCCGCCCTCGGACGCTTATGGCTGTGGCTCAGTGAAAAACTCGCCCGCGATGCCAACGCCGCGCAACTGGCGCCGGCCCTGCTGCTGTTGCTGCAACGGCAGAAACTCAATCGTTGGGCGCTGGGTGTACTGGTCAATGGATTGTGGTTGTTGGCGATGCTTAGCGCCTTGGTGATGGTGCTGACGCTGATGGCGACCCGGCGCTACGGCTTTGTCTGGGAAACCACCATTCTCGGCGGCGACACCTTCGTCGCCATGACCCAGGCCCTCGGTGCTCTGCCGGCCTTGCTCGGTTTCAGTGTGCCCAGCGTGGAAATGATCCGGGCCAGCGGTGATGCCGCGCTGAACATAGAAAGCGCCCGCCAGGCCTGGGCGGCGTGGCTGGTTGGGGTGCTGCTGGTGTACGGCGTTTTGCCGCGCTTGCTGCTCGCATTGTTCTGCCTGTGGCGCTGGAAAACCGGTCAAGCAGCCCTGCATCTGGATTTGAACCTGCCCGGCTACGCCCAACTGCGCGAACGGCTGATGCCCACCAGTGAACGCCTGGGCATCAGCGATGCCGCGCCAGAACAACTTCATCGGGTTGAAAATGCTGCCAGCGATCTGCAAAGCGATGGCGCGCTGTTGGTGGCCATCGAACTGGACGACCAACGCCCCTGGCCGCCGCAGTTACCGAAAAACGTCAACAACGCCGGCGTCCTCGACAGCCGCGAATCCCGGCACAAACTGCTCGAACAGCTGAGTCGTTTCCCACCGGCTCGTCTGGCCATCGCCTGCGACCCCCGACGTTCGCCGGACCGTGGCAGCCTGGCGCTGATTGCCGAATTGGCTCGCAGCGCCACCGCCACCCGCGTGTGGTTATTGCAAGCGCCGCCCGGCGAAGCACTGGATGCCGAACGCCTGGGCGACTGGCATGTTGCGTTAAAACAACTGGACCTGCCGTTCGCCGATTGCGCGCCGTTGAACTGGCTGGAGACGGGTCATGACTGATGCCTGGAAACAGCCCTTGAAGCTCGCCGTGGTCGGCCACACCAATGTCGGCAAAACCTCGTTGCTGCGAACGCTGACCCGAGATGTCGGCTTCGGCGAAGTGTCCCATCGCCCCAGCACCACGCGCCACGTCGAGGGCGCGCGATTGTCGGTAGACGGCGAGCCGTTGCTTGATCTCTTCGACACTCCGGGCCTGGAAGATGCCATCGCCCTGCTCGACTACCTCGAACGCCTGGAACGACCCGGCGAACGTCTCGATGGCCCGGCACGACTGGCACGATTCCTTGAGGGCAGCGAAGCCCGGCAGCGCTTCGAACAGGAAGCCAAGGTGCTGCGGCAACTGCTCGCCTCGGACGCCGGTCTCTATGTGATCGATGCCCGGGAACCAGTGCTGGCCAAGTACCGCGACGAACTGGCAGTGTTGGCCAGTTGCGGCAAACCGCTGCTACCGGTGTTGAATTTTGTCAGCAGCGCCCAGCATCGTGAACCTGATTGGCGTGAAGCCCTGGCGCGATTGGGCTTGCATGCTTTGGTGCGTTTCGACAGCGTCGCGCCACCGGAAGATGGCGAGCGTCGACTCTATGAAAGCCTCGCGCTGCTGCTGGAAAACTCCCGCGTACAACTGGAGCGTTTGATTGCCGACCAGCAGGCCCAACGCCTGGCCCGTCAGCAAAGTGCAGCGCGGCTGATTGCCGATTTATTGATCGATTGCGCCGCCTGCCGCCGCAGTGTGGTCAGCGAGGCGGCGCAGGAGCAGCAAGCGATCAGCGAACTGCGCAAAGCAGTGCGTCAGCGCGAACAACGCTGCGTCGAGGCCTTGCTCAAGCTCTACGCCTTCCGCCCACAAGATGCGGCGGCCAGTGACTTGCCGTTGCTCGATGGCCGCTGGGGCGATGACCTGTTCAACCCGGAAACCCTGAAACAGCTCGGTGTGCGGGTCGGCGGTGGCATCGCGGCTGGCGCGGCAGCCGGGGCCGGGGTCGACTTGCTGGTGGGCGGCCTGACCCTCGGCGCGGCGGCACTGGCCGGGGCGATTGCCGGCGGCGCCCTGCAAACCACCCGCAGTTACGGCAGCCGCCTGCTGGGCAAGATCAAAGGCCAGCGAGAACTGACCGTCGACGACGGCGTGCTACGGCTGTTGGCCTTGCGCCAACGGCAATTGCTGCAGGCCCTGAATTCCCGTGGCCACGCGGCGATGGACAGTATTCAGGTCGCCACGCCGCAGGACAAAACCTGGCGCGAAGGCAAACTCCCGGAAGCGCTGAACAAGGCGCGGGCGCATCCGCAGTGGTCGTCGCTCAATCCTCATTCGAAGGTGAATCAGGCGGAGCGGCAGGAGCAGGTTGAGGTGTTGGCGCAGCAGCTTTAACCAATGATCGTCAGCGCCAATCCAGTTTCAGAAACTCTTTGGCCAATGCCTTCACGCGGCTACGATCGGTCCTGTTCGCTCGCCCGTCATTGTCCACATCCGAGCTCAATACCCACTCAAAAACCCCATCGTTATCCAGATCGCGGACCGCAGCCTTGTAGGCAATCCTCGGTCCGTCATGAAAATGCAGTCGTACCGTCTCAGGCGTACCGTCAGCGGATGGATTCTGCGAGAAGATGCGCAAGTGCCGCTCCTCAGCCTCATCCGCGTTATACCAGGCGCACTTCAAGTACGTTTTGCCAAAAGACTTGAGCTGTTGACGATCCGCGCCTGTCGCCTCGCGCTGCAACTGTTCACCTTCAAAAAACTGGAAAGCGACGGTATCTGCCGAGCCGTTCCCGCTTCGATCCTGTGCAATCACTTTCAAAAAATGCATCCATACACTCCTTTGCGAAAAGGCCAGATTGATGCTTCGACGCGCGTTGATCCATAAACCGATTCCCTATCGTGTGTCAGACAACTCAGCGCAGAGCGCCGGACAACAGGCCCGCAACCTTGCGCTTCAAGACGTCGAGGTCCATCACCGGCACGTCCATGTCCTTGGCGCGCTCATCCCACTGACGCATCCGCAGACTGACCTCGCACAATGGATCGCGCTCAAAAGCCACAGCCTCTTCAGCGCTCATCACCCCGCCCTGATACTCCAGCGTCCGCCGACTGGCTTCACTCAAACGCTCGTAGTACCCAGGCTCTCTGAGCGTCAGATAACGCTTGGCCTGCACGTGATATTCCACCAGCCGCGCCATGCGTTCGCTGAAACCGGCCCGACGCAAATAATCGGCGCCCAAACGCTCATGGCTGACCACCCCGAAGCCACCCATGCTCTCGGCCCCCTCGGCACAGAGATGCCCGATGTCGTGAAAGAACGCCGCCAGCACCACTTCATCATCGAAGCCCTCGGCCATCGCCAGTTCGGCCGCTTGCGACATGTGCTCGATCTGCGACACCGGTTCACCGATGTAGTCGTTATCGCCAAACCGTTCGTACAGACCGAACACCTCGGCGATCACTTGCTCATGGCGGTCCATCAACTGTCTCCCAATAAGGTCGCGACGTTACGCTCAGCCATCGCCGGCCCGACGCTCATGCCGACACCGGTGTGCATCAGCGCCACGCTCACACCCGGCATCGGCCGCAGAAAGGAGAACGGCCCCGGCCCGCGCGAACCGTAAACACCCTGCCAGCGCTCGATCACTTGCACCTTGCAGCCCAACGTCTGCTCGGCCAGCTCGAGCATCCAGTCGTCCACCTGCTCGGCATTGAACGGTGATGGATCGCTGCCGTAGTGGTGAGAGTCGCCGATGATCAACTCACCGTACGGTGTCGGGCTGATCAGCAGGTGAATGCCGTTTTCATGCAGATGAGGCGCCTCGCGCAGAATCTGCGCTTGCACCGCCGCCGCTTCCGGCAGATCGGCGAAGGCGCCGTAGTGCACGCAACTCAACCCGGTGAGCAACGCGTGTTGCAGGTTGAGATTGATCTGCGGCCGGGCGCGGAGCATTTGCAGGCGGCAGACTTGCGGGTTGAGTTCGGCAATCGGCTCGGCCAGCAAGGTCTGATAATCGTGACCGGAACAGACGATGATCTGCTCGGCGCTGAAGGTGCCGGCGGTGCTGTGCAGTCGACCTGGCTCGATGTCGCGCACCAGCGTGGAGAAGTGAAACTCGACGCCCAATTCGCGGCGCAGGTAGTCGATCAACGCCGGAATTGCTTCGCGGGAATACAGCTGCTGGTCGTCCATGCCGTGCAACGCAGCGCGGTGATGGCTGAACTGGCCGCCGTATAAATCGCGCAATGCCGCACTGCGCAGCAGGTCGACGCGGTAACCGTGTTCCACGGCGCGACCGGCGCAGAAGGCTTCGAGCAGGTGTTCTTCCGCTTCGGTACGGGCGAACAGATAAGAGCCGTTGCGCTTGAGTTGCAAGCCGGCCAATTGCGCCCATTGGCCCCAGATGTCGCGGCTGGCCTTGGCCAGTTCCAGCATTGGGCCGGGGGGCTGGCCGGTAACCAGTGCCTGGCCGAAATTGCGCACCGAAGCGCCAAATGGCGTTTCGCTGCGCTCGAAAACGGTGACTTTCAGACCGCGTCTGGCGGCGGCATAGGCGTGGGACAGGCCGAGAATGCCGGCGCCGACGATCAGCATGTCGTTGCGGTGTGTCATGGGGATTTGTCCCTGAATTCGAGACCGCTATCGCGGGCAAGCCCGCTCCCACAGGTTTTGTGAACGCCACAGACCCTGTGGGAGCGGGCTTGCCCGCGATGGGGCCCTGTCAGCCTACGAAGATTTACTTGGCAGCCACTTTCTCGGACTTGCCGTCATAACGCTTGCGCCATTCGGCGAGGATCTCGTCGCGATGCTTCGAGGCCCAGGCAAAGTCGTTCTTGATCAACCGCTGCTCATAATCCGCCGGCAGCTCAGTCTGCGGCTTGGCGATACCCGGTTGCGCGAGCACGGCGAAGTTCTCTTTATAAAGCTCCATCGCCGCCGGGCTTGCAGAGAAGTCAGCCAGCTTCTTCGCCGCGTCTTCGTGCGGTGTACCTTTGATCACGGCGGTGGCTTCGATCTCCCAGCCCAGGCCTTCTTTCGGCAGGATGATGTCCAGCGGCGCGCCCTGGCGTTTCAACTGAACGGCCGGATATTCGAAGGAAATACCGATCGGGAATTCCCCGGCGGCGGCGAGTTTGCACGGCTTGGAACCGGAGTGAACGTATTGGCCGATGTTCTGGTGCAGGTCGTCCATGTACTGCCAGCCCTGCTTCTCGCCGAAGGTTTGCAACCAGGCGCTGACGTCAAGGAAACCGGTGCCGGACGAAGCCGGATTGGGCATGACGATCTTGCCTTTGTACTCAGGCTTGGTCAGGTCCTGCCAGCTCACGGGCTTGCTCAAACCCTGCTTTTCGGCCTCGACGGTGTTGAAGCAAATGGTCGCGGCCCAGACGTCCATGCCGACCCAGGCTGGCGGGTTGGCCGCGTCGCGGTAGTTGCCGCCGATCTTGCCCAGGTCCTTCGGCGCGTAGCTTTGCAGCATCCCTTGCTGATCGAGAATCGCCAGGCTCGACGCCGCCAGGCCCCACACTGCGTCAGCTTGCGGGCGGGCTTTTTCGGCCAGGAGTTTGGCGGTGATGATGCCGGTGGAATCGCGCACCCACTTGATCTCGACCTCCGGGTTGGCCTTTTCAAAGGCCTCTTTGTAGGTCTTCAGCTGTTCAGCTTCGAGGGCGGTGTACACCGTCAACTCGGTTTTCGCCGCAAAGGCGTTCAGGCTGAAAGCGGTGAGGACAGCAGCGGCCAGGGCCAAAGGCTTGAACATGATCTTTTCCTGTTTGAGTTGAGGTGTGGGGGCAAATCAATGACCGGGCGCGGTCTGCCGCCAGGCTTGGGAGCGACGCAGCAAACCGCGCGAAGCCCAGGCCAGCAGCAGGGACACGCCCGCCGAGGTGAACAGAATCAGGGTCGACATCGCCGCCGCGCCGCCGACGTTGCCGGCGTCGTCCATATTCAGCACCGCCACTGCCGCAAGGATGGTGTCGGGGCTGTAGAGGAAGATCGCCGCCGAGACGGTGGTCATGGCCGAAACGAACAGGTAGCGCACGATGTCCAGCAATGCCGGCAGGCAGATCGGCACGGTGACCCGCAGGTAGTGCCGGTACAGCGGCGCCTTGAGCGACAGCGCGGCGGCTTCGAACTCGGCATCGAGTTGGCGCAGCGCGGTGGTGGCGGTCATTTGCGCAGTGGTCAAATAGTGAGCAATGGTGCAGACCACCAGCAGGGTCATGGTCCCGTAAAGCACATGCAGCGGGTTGCCGGTGAGGTTGAAGAAGAAGACGTAACCAAGACCCAGCACCAGACCCGGTACCGCCATCGGTACGAAACTGAGCATGCGCAGTGTTAGATTCAGTCCGCGCTGGCCCTTGGTTTTTTCCATCAGGTAAGCGCCAGTGAAGATCAGCACACTGCCGATCAACGCCGTACACAACGCCATCTTCACGCTGTTGCCGTAGGCCAGCCAGCCGCCGCCCGCCGTGTCGTTGAACTGGTAATGGTTGAGCGACAGCGACAGGTTGTACGGCCAGAATTTCACCAGTGACGAGTACACCGCCATGCCGAACACCAGCAGCAATACCGCGCAGATCAACAGCACGATGGCCAGATAACAAGCGTCGCGCCGCTTCGATGGAACCGGTTGAAACACTTGCGCCCGACCACTCATGGAATCGCCATGGCGCCGACGCAGCCAGGCGTCGACGCCGAAGCTGAACAGCGCCGGCAGCAGCAAGACCATGCCGATCAGCGCGCCGCGACCGAATTGTTGCTGGCCGACCACCGCTTTGTAGGCCTCCAGCGCCAGCACTTGATAGTCGCCCCCGACCACCACGGGCACGCCGAAGTCGGTGATGGTCAGGGTGAAGACGAGGCAGAACGCCGCGAACACCGCCTGACGAGTCGCCGGCCAGGTGATGCTACGAAAGGCTTTCGCCGGGCTAGCGCCCATGCTTGAAGCAGCATCGAATAGTCGCGCGTCCGCCAGGGACAGCGCCGACAGCAAAATCATCAAGGCGTGTGGGAAGGTGTAGATGACCTCGCCCAGAACAATGCCCCAGAAGCCGTAGATATTGTCCGAGAGCAACCCGCGCAGCATGCCCTGATTGCCGAACAGATAAACCAGCGCAATTCCCGGCAGCATCGACGGCGCCATCAACGGCAGCAGCGACATGCCACGCCAGATGCCTTTACCGGGAATCAACGTACGTTGCAGAGCGTAGGCAAACAGATAGGCCAGCGGTACGACAATGGCCGCGACGCTGAGAGAAACTTTCAGGCTGTTGCCCAGCAACCAGTGGAAATTTGCGCTGCTCAGCAGTTCGCGAGCGGCAATCAGTCCACCGCCCTGCCCGGCTTCAGAACTGAAACCGCGCCAGAAGATCGCCAGTAACGGCATCAACACCGCAACGCCGAGCAACACCAGCAACAGAACCTTGCCGCCGACCACGAATAGCCGATCGCCGATCTCGGCACGGGAGGTCTGCCGAACCTGCTTGTGCGGTATCGGCAGCGCGACGTTCGCGCTCATCAGGCAAACACCTGCAAGCTGCGCGGCGGCAAGGCGACCATGATCTGCTGCGCGCCGAGACGCGGCATGGCTTCCGGCGCCAGCTCCGCCAATAGCGCATGGCCCGGCAGTTGATCAAGTTCGAAGCTCATGCGGCAACGGTTGCCGAGAAAAGTGATCTCGCGAACCTTGGCCGGGAACAGATTTTCTTCATGCACCGGCGGGTTGACGTTGATGGCCTCGGGGCGGCAGAACAAACGGCCCGAGGCGGTTTTAGCGCTGCCTTCGGCCAGGAGCATGTTCATCCCGCCGACCCGGGCATGACTGTCGCTGCTGCGGTGGAATGGCAGCCAGTTGCCCTGACCGACGAACTCCGCCACAAACGGTGTGGCCGGGCGGTCGTAGATTTCCTGCGGCGTGGCGTACTGCTCGACCTTGCCGTTGTTCATCACGGCGATGCGGTCGGCCATCAGCATGGCTTCGTCCTGATTGTGGGTGACCATCAGGGTGGTGACACCGAGGTTGCGCTGCAATTGGCGCAGTTCGGTGCACAGATGCTCGCGGACCCGAGCGTCGAGCGCCGACATCGGTTCGTCCAGCAGCAACAATGAAGGAGCTGGTGCCAAGGCTCGAGCCAGTGCCACACGTTGCTGCTGACCGCCGGACAACTGACCGGGGTATTTTTTCTCACTGCCGATCAGGCCGACCAGTTCCAGCATCTGACCGACCCGCTGGCGCACGTCTTCGCGACTGCTGCCGGCGAGGCCATAGGCGATGTTTGCTTCGACGGTGAGGTTGGGGAACAGTGCGTAGGACTGGAAGAGAATGCCGTAGTCCCGTGCCTGAGGTGCCAGGTGGGAAACGTCGCGATCGCCGAGGTACAACTCGCCGCTGTCTTGTTTCTCAAGGCCGGCGATGCAGCGCAGCAAGGTGGTTTTGCCACAGCCCGACGGCCCCAAGAGGCACACCAGCTCACCGGCCGCCACCTCGAGGGAAACGTTATCCAGCGCGGTGAACGCACCAAAGCGTTTCTGCACGCCGCGCACTTTCATCGGCGCGCCGGGGTTGGTCAGGGCAGTTGCAGTCGAGTGGTTCATGGACAGACCTCATCAAGCAGATGAGGGCCATCCTAGGTTTGCAATGCGTCCGTCATGTGGCAATGAGGCAAAAACGGCCGATAGTGGTATTCGGGGATTTGGGTTGAAGTCATGCTGTGACTGAACTGACGCCATCGCGGGCAAGCCCGCTCCCACAGGACTGCATAAATCCTGTGGGAGCGTGGCTTGCCCGCGATGAGGCCGCCAGTATAGGCAATGGAGATTTCAGGCCGGAGCCATTTCCTGCGCCAACCCCAGAAACGCCGCCGGCAGCCGCGCACCTTTTCGCTCCTTGAGGCAGTACAGATACTCAGGAATCTGCGGTGCATTCTCGATGGTCAACACCCGCAATTGCGGATCATGCGGCACTTCCTGCCGAGCAATGATGCTGATACCAATGTTGCGCAATACCGCCTCACGAATCGACTCCCGGCTACCAATCTCCAGCAATGGTCCAAAACTCACCCCGGCGCTGGCCAGCAACTCTTCGGTCAAGCGCCGAGTGGTCGAGCCCGATTCACGCATCAACAAGGTATGCCCCGCCAACGCACTGAGCGGCACATGATCATGCACCGCCAGCGGATGATTGCGGTGCACCGCCAGCACCAGCGGATCGCTGCCGAGCACCCGGCGAATCAGCCGCGCATCGTCCAGCAACTGCGAGGACGCAGCGACATCGACCCGGTAATCCTCCAGCGCTTCGAGCACCTGTTGGGAGTTGCCGATTTCCACCGACACCTCCACTTGCGGCAAGCGTTCGCGAAAGGTCTTCACCAGATCGAGGATGTAATACGGCGCCGTGGCAGCGATGCGCAATGTGCCCTGGACCTGACCGCTGTTACGCAGGAAGAACTCGATATCGGCTTCCTGCTGCAACAGCGCCTTGACCATCGGCAGCAACCGCGCGCCTTCGTCACTGACGCTGAGGCGGCGACCGCCACGGTAGAACAGTTCAACCGAATACTGGCTTTCCAGATGCCGAATCTGGGTCGTCACCGTCGGTTGGCTCAGGCCGAGCTTTTTCGCCGCCAGGGTAATGCTGCCCAACCGGGCAACCATGTAAAACGCCTTCAGCTCGGCACTCAGCACACCCTTCCCTCATCGTCTATTTGCGCAACAGGCGCAAACCGTTGAACACCACCAACAGGCTCACGCCCATGTCGGCGAACACCGCCATCCACATGGTGGCGATTCCGGCGAAGGTTACCCCAAGAAAGATCACTTTGATGACCAATGCCAGGGCAATGTTCTGTTTGAGGATGCTCGAGGTCTGCCGCGACAGGCGGATGAAGGCTGGGATCTTGCGCAGATCGTCGTCCATCAGGGCGACATCGGCGGTTTCGATGGCGGTATCGGTACCGGCGGCCGCCATGGCGAAACCGATCTCGGCTCGCGCCAGTGCCGGGGCGTCGTTGATGCCGTCGCCGACCATCCCGACCCGATGGCCTTGTGCATACAGCGTTTCGATGGCTTGCAGCTTATCGGTCGGCAACAGATCGCCCTGCGCCTGATCGATGCCCACGTGGGCGGCGATGGCCTGAGCGGTGTGAACGTTGTCGCCGGTCAGCATCAGGGTTTTGATGCCCAACTCATG is a genomic window containing:
- a CDS encoding DUF2868 domain-containing protein, which gives rise to MTELTPLQNLWLSETVRLREEHAGPLDDLEANRIARSAGGDLPTRIQRRALWLAERDGQTHALKHWLQGARLALIVLAVLAVISGAGLAFAALGDGQAPVNVFWALGSLLGLNLILLLSWALGLVFAGEQGAALGRLWLWLSEKLARDANAAQLAPALLLLLQRQKLNRWALGVLVNGLWLLAMLSALVMVLTLMATRRYGFVWETTILGGDTFVAMTQALGALPALLGFSVPSVEMIRASGDAALNIESARQAWAAWLVGVLLVYGVLPRLLLALFCLWRWKTGQAALHLDLNLPGYAQLRERLMPTSERLGISDAAPEQLHRVENAASDLQSDGALLVAIELDDQRPWPPQLPKNVNNAGVLDSRESRHKLLEQLSRFPPARLAIACDPRRSPDRGSLALIAELARSATATRVWLLQAPPGEALDAERLGDWHVALKQLDLPFADCAPLNWLETGHD
- a CDS encoding GTPase/DUF3482 domain-containing protein, whose amino-acid sequence is MTDAWKQPLKLAVVGHTNVGKTSLLRTLTRDVGFGEVSHRPSTTRHVEGARLSVDGEPLLDLFDTPGLEDAIALLDYLERLERPGERLDGPARLARFLEGSEARQRFEQEAKVLRQLLASDAGLYVIDAREPVLAKYRDELAVLASCGKPLLPVLNFVSSAQHREPDWREALARLGLHALVRFDSVAPPEDGERRLYESLALLLENSRVQLERLIADQQAQRLARQQSAARLIADLLIDCAACRRSVVSEAAQEQQAISELRKAVRQREQRCVEALLKLYAFRPQDAAASDLPLLDGRWGDDLFNPETLKQLGVRVGGGIAAGAAAGAGVDLLVGGLTLGAAALAGAIAGGALQTTRSYGSRLLGKIKGQRELTVDDGVLRLLALRQRQLLQALNSRGHAAMDSIQVATPQDKTWREGKLPEALNKARAHPQWSSLNPHSKVNQAERQEQVEVLAQQL
- a CDS encoding phosphonate degradation HD-domain oxygenase — encoded protein: MDRHEQVIAEVFGLYERFGDNDYIGEPVSQIEHMSQAAELAMAEGFDDEVVLAAFFHDIGHLCAEGAESMGGFGVVSHERLGADYLRRAGFSERMARLVEYHVQAKRYLTLREPGYYERLSEASRRTLEYQGGVMSAEEAVAFERDPLCEVSLRMRQWDERAKDMDVPVMDLDVLKRKVAGLLSGALR
- a CDS encoding TIGR03364 family FAD-dependent oxidoreductase, whose translation is MTHRNDMLIVGAGILGLSHAYAAARRGLKVTVFERSETPFGASVRNFGQALVTGQPPGPMLELAKASRDIWGQWAQLAGLQLKRNGSYLFARTEAEEHLLEAFCAGRAVEHGYRVDLLRSAALRDLYGGQFSHHRAALHGMDDQQLYSREAIPALIDYLRRELGVEFHFSTLVRDIEPGRLHSTAGTFSAEQIIVCSGHDYQTLLAEPIAELNPQVCRLQMLRARPQINLNLQHALLTGLSCVHYGAFADLPEAAAVQAQILREAPHLHENGIHLLISPTPYGELIIGDSHHYGSDPSPFNAEQVDDWMLELAEQTLGCKVQVIERWQGVYGSRGPGPFSFLRPMPGVSVALMHTGVGMSVGPAMAERNVATLLGDS
- a CDS encoding putative 2-aminoethylphosphonate ABC transporter substrate-binding protein, translating into MFKPLALAAAVLTAFSLNAFAAKTELTVYTALEAEQLKTYKEAFEKANPEVEIKWVRDSTGIITAKLLAEKARPQADAVWGLAASSLAILDQQGMLQSYAPKDLGKIGGNYRDAANPPAWVGMDVWAATICFNTVEAEKQGLSKPVSWQDLTKPEYKGKIVMPNPASSGTGFLDVSAWLQTFGEKQGWQYMDDLHQNIGQYVHSGSKPCKLAAAGEFPIGISFEYPAVQLKRQGAPLDIILPKEGLGWEIEATAVIKGTPHEDAAKKLADFSASPAAMELYKENFAVLAQPGIAKPQTELPADYEQRLIKNDFAWASKHRDEILAEWRKRYDGKSEKVAAK
- a CDS encoding putative 2-aminoethylphosphonate ABC transporter permease subunit; translated protein: MSANVALPIPHKQVRQTSRAEIGDRLFVVGGKVLLLVLLGVAVLMPLLAIFWRGFSSEAGQGGGLIAARELLSSANFHWLLGNSLKVSLSVAAIVVPLAYLFAYALQRTLIPGKGIWRGMSLLPLMAPSMLPGIALVYLFGNQGMLRGLLSDNIYGFWGIVLGEVIYTFPHALMILLSALSLADARLFDAASSMGASPAKAFRSITWPATRQAVFAAFCLVFTLTITDFGVPVVVGGDYQVLALEAYKAVVGQQQFGRGALIGMVLLLPALFSFGVDAWLRRRHGDSMSGRAQVFQPVPSKRRDACYLAIVLLICAVLLLVFGMAVYSSLVKFWPYNLSLSLNHYQFNDTAGGGWLAYGNSVKMALCTALIGSVLIFTGAYLMEKTKGQRGLNLTLRMLSFVPMAVPGLVLGLGYVFFFNLTGNPLHVLYGTMTLLVVCTIAHYLTTAQMTATTALRQLDAEFEAAALSLKAPLYRHYLRVTVPICLPALLDIVRYLFVSAMTTVSAAIFLYSPDTILAAVAVLNMDDAGNVGGAAAMSTLILFTSAGVSLLLAWASRGLLRRSQAWRQTAPGH
- a CDS encoding putative 2-aminoethylphosphonate ABC transporter ATP-binding protein; the encoded protein is MNHSTATALTNPGAPMKVRGVQKRFGAFTALDNVSLEVAAGELVCLLGPSGCGKTTLLRCIAGLEKQDSGELYLGDRDVSHLAPQARDYGILFQSYALFPNLTVEANIAYGLAGSSREDVRQRVGQMLELVGLIGSEKKYPGQLSGGQQQRVALARALAPAPSLLLLDEPMSALDARVREHLCTELRQLQRNLGVTTLMVTHNQDEAMLMADRIAVMNNGKVEQYATPQEIYDRPATPFVAEFVGQGNWLPFHRSSDSHARVGGMNMLLAEGSAKTASGRLFCRPEAINVNPPVHEENLFPAKVREITFLGNRCRMSFELDQLPGHALLAELAPEAMPRLGAQQIMVALPPRSLQVFA
- a CDS encoding LysR family transcriptional regulator, which encodes MLSAELKAFYMVARLGSITLAAKKLGLSQPTVTTQIRHLESQYSVELFYRGGRRLSVSDEGARLLPMVKALLQQEADIEFFLRNSGQVQGTLRIAATAPYYILDLVKTFRERLPQVEVSVEIGNSQQVLEALEDYRVDVAASSQLLDDARLIRRVLGSDPLVLAVHRNHPLAVHDHVPLSALAGHTLLMRESGSTTRRLTEELLASAGVSFGPLLEIGSRESIREAVLRNIGISIIARQEVPHDPQLRVLTIENAPQIPEYLYCLKERKGARLPAAFLGLAQEMAPA